A region from the Lentimonas sp. CC4 genome encodes:
- a CDS encoding MarR family transcriptional regulator, whose product MAKIYQNSGPHLFLLLWKASHAVNAYSQKSINAAGLSSLSDFAVLELLLHLGAQPVNVIGEKILLTSGSITTAVQRLEKRGLVRRERSIEDARVVLVHLTDLGLELIEPSFEAHAKDLNVLFDVLNEDERTQFANLIRKVGQRAEEL is encoded by the coding sequence ATGGCCAAGATCTACCAGAATTCCGGACCCCACCTGTTTCTCTTGCTTTGGAAGGCATCGCACGCGGTGAACGCGTATAGCCAGAAAAGTATTAATGCGGCTGGTTTGAGTTCGTTGAGTGATTTCGCCGTGTTGGAACTGCTGCTCCATTTAGGTGCTCAACCAGTCAATGTCATCGGGGAGAAGATCTTATTGACCAGTGGGTCGATTACCACCGCGGTGCAGCGCTTGGAGAAGCGCGGTCTGGTGCGAAGGGAGCGCAGTATCGAAGATGCGCGTGTGGTGCTGGTGCATTTGACCGACTTAGGCCTTGAATTGATCGAGCCCAGTTTTGAGGCCCACGCGAAAGACCTTAATGTGTTGTTCGATGTGCTGAACGAAGATGAGCGCACGCAGTTTGCTAACCTAATTCGTAAGGTTGGGCAACGTGCCGAGGAGTTGTAG
- a CDS encoding TonB family protein, with translation MKISKNQSLWASGILHVALLVCLFLTTIVEAFLPKDKPHVFEMISEPSPQSPSTPPNDTVPMETPLDLEIPDLEPLDIPEPVMPEPAPVQPRPAPTPVKPKPPKPELAKAEPLMSLDEFRNKNPLKTPKPRQPTPPKPTYKAPTINTRDIAKQLENNLPTQVHNSGSVTAAERTAWQRYGDQLNRRLNAAWIKPANLAGVGLTVTVEFDVISSGRITNIRLRPASGNVSFDASVKAAFSRVGSGGVTPTGKGNSFTMTFRMVD, from the coding sequence ATGAAGATAAGTAAAAATCAGTCACTGTGGGCATCGGGCATTTTACATGTCGCCCTGCTGGTCTGCTTGTTTTTGACCACCATCGTCGAAGCCTTTTTGCCTAAGGATAAGCCGCATGTCTTCGAGATGATCAGCGAGCCGAGCCCGCAATCGCCTTCAACGCCGCCGAATGATACTGTGCCGATGGAAACGCCGCTGGATTTGGAGATCCCTGATCTGGAACCGCTGGACATTCCGGAACCGGTGATGCCTGAGCCTGCTCCAGTGCAGCCACGTCCTGCGCCGACGCCGGTGAAACCGAAGCCGCCGAAGCCTGAGCTGGCAAAGGCAGAGCCATTGATGTCGCTGGATGAATTTAGGAACAAGAATCCGCTGAAAACGCCGAAGCCGCGTCAGCCTACGCCGCCTAAGCCGACGTATAAAGCGCCTACCATTAATACTAGGGATATTGCGAAGCAATTGGAGAACAATTTGCCGACCCAGGTGCACAATTCCGGAAGTGTGACTGCAGCTGAGCGCACTGCTTGGCAACGCTACGGCGATCAATTAAATCGTCGCCTTAATGCCGCATGGATAAAGCCCGCGAATCTTGCGGGCGTCGGACTGACGGTCACGGTGGAGTTTGATGTAATCAGTTCCGGTCGTATTACAAATATCCGCTTACGTCCAGCATCGGGCAATGTGTCTTTCGACGCGTCCGTGAAGGCGGCATTTAGTCGCGTGGGTTCTGGTGGCGTGACGCCAACAGGGAAGGGCAATAGTTTTACGATGACCTTCAGAATGGTGGATTAA
- a CDS encoding biopolymer transporter ExbD, producing the protein MARNFHRKDRMSALTEINVTPLIDLAFALLIIFMVTTPLLEQTIDVNLPVEASKSQPDDREEFQAVSVDKAGDYYWGEDKVSLQELGDLLDTMAMDPAPPVLSIRADANLPYQKVITVIDMIKQRKLSKISLDTKVK; encoded by the coding sequence GTGGCTCGTAACTTCCATCGCAAAGATCGCATGTCTGCCCTGACGGAGATCAACGTAACACCGTTGATCGACCTCGCGTTCGCATTGCTCATTATTTTCATGGTCACGACTCCGCTGCTGGAGCAGACCATCGATGTGAATCTTCCCGTCGAGGCTTCGAAATCGCAACCCGACGATCGTGAGGAGTTTCAGGCGGTTTCGGTCGATAAAGCCGGCGACTATTATTGGGGCGAAGATAAAGTGTCGTTGCAGGAACTAGGCGACTTACTTGATACCATGGCAATGGATCCCGCGCCGCCTGTCTTGAGTATTCGTGCCGATGCGAACCTGCCGTATCAAAAGGTCATTACCGTGATTGATATGATCAAGCAGCGGAAGCTCTCAAAGATTAGTCTAGATACGAAGGTTAAATAG
- a CDS encoding MotA/TolQ/ExbB proton channel family protein, whose product MSLTTVFDSLLFQASGGPNVFTYFGQSNFAGKIVVMVLIVCSVLAWSVLFGKYMDLSRLRSQNKRYERLLGKEEHLLDLPPERPGKGTGPYYDIVRDALAAFFRYGGNLVDADTHRATLRMGHVENAIQRALAQQIIRYETKMVLLGSIVTGAPFLGLLGTVWGVMDAFGGMAGAGSASLQSLAPGVSGALLTTVAGLLVAIPSVFGYNYLLQNTKISVVELENFASTVADRIELEAQAAATNA is encoded by the coding sequence ATGAGCTTAACCACCGTATTTGATTCACTTCTCTTTCAGGCCTCCGGCGGGCCTAATGTTTTCACCTATTTCGGGCAGTCGAATTTTGCCGGTAAGATCGTGGTGATGGTGCTGATCGTTTGTAGCGTGCTCGCATGGTCGGTGCTGTTTGGTAAGTATATGGATCTCTCTCGCTTGCGTTCTCAAAATAAGCGCTACGAGCGTCTCTTAGGTAAAGAAGAGCACCTTTTGGATTTGCCGCCAGAACGTCCCGGCAAGGGCACTGGGCCATATTACGATATCGTGCGCGATGCCTTGGCGGCGTTCTTCCGCTATGGTGGCAATCTCGTTGATGCGGATACACACCGTGCCACGCTTCGTATGGGGCATGTGGAGAATGCCATTCAACGTGCGCTTGCTCAGCAAATTATTCGTTACGAAACAAAGATGGTGTTACTCGGCTCCATCGTGACGGGGGCGCCGTTTCTCGGATTGCTCGGCACCGTCTGGGGGGTGATGGATGCTTTTGGTGGTATGGCAGGTGCGGGTTCCGCGAGCTTGCAGAGTCTTGCGCCTGGTGTCTCGGGTGCGTTGCTGACCACGGTGGCTGGTCTGCTCGTTGCGATTCCTTCCGTGTTTGGTTACAACTATTTGCTCCAAAATACCAAGATCTCGGTCGTTGAGCTCGAGAATTTTGCCAGCACCGTGGCTGACCGAATTGAACTCGAAGCGCAAGCCGCTGCGACGAACGCGTAG